Proteins encoded within one genomic window of Rhinoderma darwinii isolate aRhiDar2 chromosome 5, aRhiDar2.hap1, whole genome shotgun sequence:
- the UTP23 gene encoding rRNA-processing protein UTP23 homolog, whose product MKIKRQKHAKKNLNFYKHNFRFREPYQVLLDGTFCQSALKNQIQIKEQLPKYLMGEVQLCTTHCVIKELESLGKELYGAKLIAQRFQARSCAHFQSPVSGSACLLSMVADDNSHHYFIATQDQELANKVKKRAGVPLMFIIQNTIVLDKPSPKSVAHVQALQANQLLPEHQKHNIEHLKDEQGVSQVTERGGRKRKRVGGPNPLSCMKKKQKNEPKPTTPAPERKKKKRKRKNKPSVNPTA is encoded by the exons ATGAAGATCAAAAGGCAAAAACATGCGAAGAAGAACCTGAACTTCTACAAGCACAACTTCCGCTTTCGGGAGCCCTATCAAGTGCTGCTGGACGGGACCTTCTGCCAGTCCGCTCTGAAGAACCAAATCCAGATCAAGGAGCAGCTGCCCAAATACCTGATGGGGGAAGTGCAGCTCTGCACTACCCA CTGTGTTATTAAGGAGCTGGAGTCCTTGGGGAAGGAACTATATGGAGCTAAATTAATCGCCCAAAGATTTCAAGCGCGGAGCTGCGCTCATTTCCAGAGTCCGGTCAGTGGCTCGGCGTGCCTGTTATCCATGGTTGCAGACGACAACTCTCACCATTATTTCATCGCCACCCAG GACCAAGAACTtgcaaataaagtgaaaaaaagagcAGGAGTCCCCCTGATGTTCATCATTCAGAACACAATTGTTCTGGACAAGCCGTCCCCTAAGTCTGTGGCCCACGTCCAGGCTCTGCAGGCCAATCAGCTGCTTCCCGAGCATCAGAAACACAACATTGAGCATTTGAAAGATGAGCAGGGGGTCTCGCAGGTCACAGAGCGCGGGGGGAGAAAAAGGAAACGCGTTGGGGGTCCTAACCCTTTAAGCTGCATGAAGAAAAAGCAGAAAAACGAACCAAAACCCACAACACCAGCTCCCGagcgaaagaaaaaaaagaggaaaagaaaGAATAAGCCCTCTGTAAATCCCACTGCATAA